In the genome of Actinomadura graeca, one region contains:
- a CDS encoding pyruvate carboxylase, which translates to MITKLLVANRGEIAVRAFRAAYELGIASVAVYAHEDRLSLHRQKADEAYEIGEHGHPVRAYLDVEGIVRTALRVGADAVYPGYGFLSESPELAEACERHGLTFVGPPSEVLSLAGNKIEAVAAARRAGLPVLRSVTPEPGRELAAADEVGFPLFVKAAAGGGGRGLRRVDLREDLEAAVATARREAESAFGDATVFLEQAVDRPRHIEVQVLADGAGHTVHLRERDCSVQRRHQKVVEIAPAPNLDAAVAGRLCADAVRFAREIGYVNAGTVEFLVDERGEHVFIEMNPRIQVEHTVTEEVTGVDLVQGQLRIAGGETLADLGIAQDDVTVAGFAVQCRITTEDPANGFRPDTGKISAYRSPGGAGVRLDTGTTHAGAVVTPHFDSLLVKLTCRGRTFEDAVRRARRAVAEFRIRGVASNIPFLRALLDEPDFRAGGVTTSYIADHPELLTARSSGDRATRLVRYLADVTVNKPHGDAPTELDPATKLPPLTSEGPFPEGSRDRLLALGARAFAEQLRAQDALAVTDTTFRDAHQSLLATRVRTYDLRSAAPYLARMTPQLLSIEAWGGATYDVALRFLGESPWDRLAAIREAAPNLCIQMLLRGRNTVGYTPYPDSVARAFVKEAASTGVDIFRVFDALNDVERMRPAIDAVLQTHALVEGTLCYTGDLSSPEERLYTLDYYLRLAEELVESGVHILCIKDMAGLLRAPAARTLVTALRERFDLPVHLHTHDTAGGQLGTYIAAIEAGVDAVDGAAAPLSGTTSQPPLQAIVAATDSTGRATGIDLDALTVMEPYWEAVRKVYAPFEMGLPSPTGRVYQHEIPGGQLSNLRQQAVALGLGDRFEEIERLYAAADRILGRLVKVTPSSKVVGDLALHLVAAGADPGDFAENPERYDIPDSVIGFLNGELGDPPGGWPEPFRSKALAGRQYTPARAELDGAEEKALAGPEVRETLDRLLFPGPAKEYRESRAAYGDLSVLPTSAFLYGLRTGQEVAFDLEPGVRVLACLEAVGGIDEAGVRQVICTVNGQLRTLSVRDRSVVSDAPPVERADPAEPGHVAAPFDGSVTLRVAKGDEVAAGDVVATIEAMKMEAAITAPGAGTVARLAVPGVTAVQAGDLLLVIS; encoded by the coding sequence CGCCGTCGGAGGTGCTCAGCCTGGCGGGCAACAAGATCGAGGCGGTCGCCGCCGCGCGGCGGGCGGGCCTGCCGGTGCTCCGGTCGGTGACACCCGAGCCGGGCCGGGAGCTGGCGGCCGCCGACGAGGTGGGCTTCCCGCTGTTCGTGAAGGCGGCGGCGGGCGGCGGCGGCCGGGGACTGCGCCGCGTCGACCTCCGCGAGGACCTGGAGGCCGCCGTCGCCACGGCCCGCCGCGAGGCCGAGAGCGCGTTCGGCGACGCGACCGTGTTCCTGGAGCAGGCGGTGGACCGGCCGCGCCACATCGAGGTCCAGGTGCTCGCGGACGGTGCCGGGCACACCGTCCACCTGCGCGAACGCGACTGCTCGGTGCAGCGGCGCCACCAGAAGGTCGTCGAGATCGCGCCCGCGCCGAACCTGGACGCGGCGGTCGCCGGGCGGCTGTGCGCGGACGCGGTGAGGTTCGCCCGCGAGATCGGCTACGTCAACGCGGGCACCGTCGAGTTCCTCGTGGACGAGCGGGGCGAGCACGTCTTCATCGAGATGAACCCCCGCATCCAGGTCGAGCACACCGTGACCGAGGAGGTCACCGGGGTCGACCTCGTGCAGGGCCAGCTGCGCATCGCGGGCGGGGAGACCCTGGCCGACCTCGGGATCGCGCAGGACGACGTCACGGTCGCGGGCTTCGCGGTGCAGTGCCGCATCACCACCGAGGACCCGGCGAACGGGTTCCGTCCCGACACCGGGAAGATCTCCGCGTACCGGTCGCCGGGCGGCGCCGGGGTCCGCCTCGACACCGGCACGACGCACGCGGGCGCCGTGGTGACGCCGCACTTCGACTCGCTGCTGGTGAAGCTGACCTGCCGCGGGCGGACGTTCGAGGACGCCGTGCGGCGCGCGCGCAGGGCCGTCGCCGAGTTCCGCATCCGGGGCGTCGCGAGCAACATCCCGTTCCTGCGGGCGCTGCTGGACGAGCCCGACTTCCGCGCCGGCGGGGTCACCACATCCTACATCGCCGACCATCCGGAGCTTCTCACGGCACGGTCGAGCGGCGACCGCGCGACGCGGCTCGTCCGCTACCTGGCGGACGTGACCGTGAACAAGCCGCACGGGGACGCGCCCACCGAACTGGACCCGGCGACGAAGCTGCCGCCGCTGACGTCGGAGGGGCCGTTTCCCGAAGGTTCACGTGACCGGCTCCTGGCCCTCGGCGCGCGCGCGTTCGCGGAACAACTGCGCGCCCAGGACGCCTTGGCCGTCACCGACACCACGTTCCGGGACGCGCACCAGTCGCTTCTTGCCACACGAGTACGCACCTACGACCTGCGCTCGGCCGCGCCATACCTCGCCCGGATGACACCACAGCTTCTGTCCATCGAGGCGTGGGGCGGAGCCACGTATGACGTCGCGCTCCGCTTCCTCGGCGAGTCGCCGTGGGACCGCTTGGCGGCGATCCGCGAAGCCGCCCCGAACCTGTGCATCCAGATGCTCTTGCGTGGTCGCAACACCGTCGGCTACACGCCCTACCCCGACTCGGTCGCCCGCGCGTTCGTCAAGGAGGCGGCCAGTACGGGCGTGGACATCTTCCGTGTGTTCGACGCCCTGAACGACGTCGAGCGGATGCGTCCGGCCATCGACGCCGTCCTCCAGACACACGCGCTGGTCGAAGGGACGCTCTGCTACACCGGCGACCTGTCGTCCCCTGAGGAGCGGCTCTACACGCTCGACTACTACCTGCGCCTCGCAGAAGAACTCGTCGAGTCGGGCGTCCACATCCTGTGCATCAAGGACATGGCCGGGCTGCTCCGCGCGCCCGCCGCGCGCACACTGGTGACGGCCCTGCGTGAACGGTTCGACCTTCCCGTCCACCTGCACACGCACGACACCGCGGGCGGGCAGCTCGGAACGTACATCGCCGCCATCGAGGCCGGTGTGGACGCCGTGGACGGGGCCGCCGCGCCCCTGTCGGGCACCACCAGCCAGCCGCCGCTCCAGGCGATCGTCGCCGCCACCGACTCCACCGGCCGCGCCACCGGGATCGACCTGGACGCGCTCACGGTGATGGAACCGTACTGGGAGGCCGTGCGGAAGGTGTACGCGCCGTTCGAGATGGGCCTGCCGTCGCCCACCGGACGCGTCTACCAGCACGAGATCCCCGGCGGCCAGCTGTCCAACCTGCGGCAGCAGGCGGTCGCGCTCGGCCTCGGCGACCGCTTCGAGGAGATCGAGCGGCTCTACGCGGCGGCCGACCGGATCCTCGGCAGGCTCGTGAAGGTCACGCCGTCCAGCAAGGTCGTCGGCGACCTGGCCCTGCACCTGGTCGCCGCCGGGGCCGACCCCGGCGACTTCGCCGAGAACCCGGAGCGCTACGACATCCCCGACAGCGTCATCGGGTTCCTGAACGGCGAACTGGGCGACCCGCCGGGAGGCTGGCCGGAGCCCTTCCGTAGCAAGGCCCTGGCCGGACGCCAGTACACGCCCGCGCGCGCCGAACTCGACGGAGCAGAAGAGAAGGCGCTCGCAGGCCCCGAGGTAAGGGAGACACTCGACCGGCTTCTCTTCCCAGGACCGGCCAAGGAGTACCGCGAGTCCCGCGCGGCCTACGGCGACCTGTCGGTCCTCCCCACGAGCGCGTTCCTGTACGGGCTGCGCACCGGGCAGGAGGTCGCGTTCGACCTGGAGCCGGGCGTGCGCGTCCTGGCCTGCCTGGAGGCCGTGGGCGGGATCGACGAGGCGGGCGTCCGCCAGGTCATCTGCACCGTGAACGGCCAGCTGCGGACCCTCTCGGTCCGCGACAGGTCCGTCGTGTCGGACGCGCCGCCCGTCGAGCGCGCCGACCCCGCCGAGCCCGGCCACGTCGCCGCGCCGTTCGACGGGTCGGTGACCCTGCGCGTGGCGAAGGGCGACGAGGTCGCGGCCGGGGACGTGGTCGCCACCATCGAGGCGATGAAGATGGAGGCCGCCATCACCGCGCCGGGCGCCGGCACCGTCGCCCGGCTCGCCGTCCCGGGGGTGACGGCCGTCCAGGCGGGCGACCTGCTGCTCGTCATCTCCTGA